One part of the Glycine soja cultivar W05 chromosome 11, ASM419377v2, whole genome shotgun sequence genome encodes these proteins:
- the LOC114377461 gene encoding pre-mRNA-processing-splicing factor 8A gives MWNNGQILPPGTSVPPIPPPPAAQPSYTVLPPPPPPPVPMETEADAEARLEEKARKWQQLNSKRYSDKRKFGFVETQKEDMPPEHVRKIIRDHGDMSSKKYRHDKRVYLGALKFIPHAVYKLLENMPMPWEQVRDVRVLYHISGAITFVNEIPWVVEPIYLAQWGTMWIMMRREKRDRRHFKRMRFPPFDDEEPPLDYADNLLDVDPLEPIQLELDEEEDSAVYTWFYDHKPLVKTKLINGPSYRKWHLSLPIMATLHRLAGQLLSDLIDRNYFYLFDMESFFTAKALNMCIPGGPKFEPLYRDMEKGDEDWNEFNDINKLIIRSPLRTEYRIAFPHLYNNRPRKVKLCVYHTPMIMFIKAEDPDLPAFYYDPLIHPITSANKERREKRVYEDDDDDDWILPDGVEPLLKDTQLYTDTTAAGISLLFAPRPFNMRSGRMRRAEDIPLVSEWYKEHCPPSYPVKVRVSYQKLLKCFVLNELHHRPPKAQKKKHLFRSLQATKFFQTTELDWVEAGLQVCRQGYNMLNLLIHRKNLNYLHLDYNFNLKPVKTLTTKERKKSRFGNAFHLCREILRLTKLVVDANVQFRLGNVDAFQLADGLQYTFSHVGQLTGMYRYKYRLMRQIRMCKDLKHLIYYRFNTGPVGKGPGCGFWAPMWRVWLFFLRGIVPLLERWLGNLLARQFEGRHSKGVAKTVTKQRVESHFDLELRAAVMHDVLDAMPEGIKQNKARTILQHLSEAWRCWKANIPWKVPGLPVPIENMILRYVKSKADWWTNVAHYNRERIRRGATVDKTVCRKNLGRLTRLWLKAEQERQHNYLKDGPYVTPEEAVAIYTTTVHWLESRKFSPIPFPPLSYKHDTKLLILALERLKESYSVAVRLNQLQREELGLIEQAYDNPHEALSRIKRHLLTQRAFKEVGIEFMDLYSYLIPVYEIEPLEKITDAYLDQYLWYEGDKRHLFPNWIKPADSEPPPLLVYKWCQGINNLQSIWDTSEGQCVVMLQTKFEKFFEKIDLTMLNRLLRLVLDHNIADYVTAKNNVVLSYKDMSHTNSYGLIRGLQFASFVVQYYGLVLDLLLLGLTRASEIAGPPQMPNEFITYWDTKVETKHPIRLYSRYIDRVHILFRFTHEEARDLIQRYLTEHPDPNNENMVGYNNKKCWPRDARMRLMKHDVNLGRSVFWDMKNRLPRSITTLEWENSFVSVYSKDNPNLLFSMCGFEVRILPKIRMTQEAFSNTRDGVWNLQNEQTKERTAVAFLRVDDEHMKVFENRVRQILMSSGSTTFTKIVNKWNTALIGLMTYFREATVHTQELLDLLVKCENKIQTRIKIGLNSKMPSRFPPVIFYTPKEIGGLGMLSMGHILIPQSDLRYSQQTDVGVTHFRSGMSHEEDQLIPNLYRYIQPWESEFIDSQRVWAEYALKRQEAQAQNRRLTLEDLEDSWDRGIPRINTLFQKDRHTLAYDKGWRVRTDFKQYQVLKQNPFWWTHQRHDGKLWNLNNYRTDVIQALGGVEGILEHTLFKGTYFPTWEGLFWEKASGFEESMKYKKLTNAQRSGLNQIPNRRFTLWWSPTINRANVYVGFQVQLDLTGIFMHGKIPTLKISLIQIFRAHLWQKIHESVVMDLCQVLDQELDALEIETVQKETIHPRKSYKMNSSCADILLFAAHRWPMSKPSLVAESKDVFDQKASNKYWIDVQLRWGDYDSHDIERYTRAKFMDYTTDNMSIYPSPTGVMIGLDLAYNLHSAFGNWFPGSKPLLQQAMNKIMKSNPALYVLRERIRKGLQLYSSEPTEPYLSSQNYGEIFSNQIIWFVDDTNVYRVTIHKTFEGNLTTKPINGAIFIFNPRTGQLFLKVIHTSVWAGQKRLGQLAKWKTAEEVAALVRSLPVEEQPKQIIVTRKGMLDPLEVHLLDFPNIVIKGSELQLPFQACLKIEKFGDLILKATEPQMVLFNIYDDWLKSISSYTAFSRLILILRALHVNNEKAKMLLKPDKTIITEPHHIWPSLSDDQWMKVEVALRDLILSDYAKKNNVNTSALTQSEIRDIILGAEITPPSQQRQQIAEIEKQAHEANQVTAVTTKTTNVHGEELIVTTTSPYEQAAFGSKTDWRVRAISATNLYLRVNHIYVNSEDIKETGYTYIMPKNILKKFICIADLRTQISGYMYGISPPDNPQVKEIRCIVMPPQWGTHQQVHLPSALPEHDFLNDLEPLGWMHTQPNELPQLSPQDLTSHAKILENNKQWDGEKCIILTCSFTPGSCSLTAYKLTPSGYEWGRVNKDTGSNPHGYLPTHYEKVQMLLSDRFLGFYMVPDNGPWNYNFMGVRHASGMKYGVKLGTPREYYHEDHRPTHFLEFSNMEEVEITAEGDREDTFS, from the exons ATGTGGAACAACGGCCAGATTCTGCCGCCTGGAACTTCCGTTCCTCCGATTCCTCCGCCTCCCGCTGCGCAACCCTCCTACACGGTGCTTCCGCCGCCGCCTCCACCTCCGGTGCCTATGGAGACCGAGGCCGATGCGGAGGCGCGCCTCGAGGAGAAGGCTAGAAAATGGCAGCAGCTCAATTCCAAGCGGTACAGCGACAAGAGGAAATTCGGGTTTGTCGAGACGCAGAAAGAGGACATGCCTCCCGAACATGTCAGGAAAATCATCAG GGATCATGGTGACATGTCCTCAAAGAAATATCGTCATGACAAACGTGTTTATCTTGGAGCACTTAAATTCATACCACATGCAGTTTACAAACTTCTGGAAAATATGCCTATGCCGTGGGAGCAG GTCCGAGATGTGAGGGTCTTGTACCATATTTCTGGGGCTATCACATTTGTCAATGAAATACCATGGGTCGTTGAGCCTATTTATCTCGCTCAG TGGGGTACCATGTGGATCATGATGAGAAGGGAGAAAAGAGATCGTCGTCATTTTAAGAGGATGCGGTTTCCTCCATTTGATGATGAGGAGCCTCCACTAGACTATGCTGATAATCTTTTAGATGTTGATCCTCTAGAGCCAATTCAGCTGGAGCTAGATGAAGAGGAAGATTCTGCTGTGTATACTTGGTTCTATGACCATAAACCTCTTGTGAAAACAAAGCTCATAAATGGTCCTAGTTACCGGAAATGGCATCTTTCCCTCCCTATAATGGCAACTTTGCATCGGCTAGCTGGGCAGCTACTTTCTGATTTAATTGACCGCAATTATTTCTACTTGTTTGACATGGAGTCATTTTTTACAGCAAAGGCTTTGAACATGTGCATACCCG GTGGACCTAAATTTGAGCCTCTCTACCGTGATATGGAAAAGGGAGATGAGGACTGGAATGAGTTTAATGACATCAATAAACTCATTATAAGGTCACCACTTCGCACAGAGTATAGAATTGCTTTTCCTCACCTTTATAACAACAGGCCTCGCAAAGTAAAGCTTTGCGTGTATCATACTCCCATGATCATGTTCATAAAAGCTGAAGATCCTGATCTACCCGCATTTTATTATGATCCCTTGATACATCCAATAACCAGTGCTAACAAGGAGCGCCGTGAGAAGAGAGTTTatgaggatgatgatgatgatgattggaTATTGCCAGATGGTGTGGAGCCTTTGCTTAAAGATACACAACTTTATACAGACACGACAGCTGCTGGTATCTCTTTGCTGTTTGCTCCTCGTCCTTTTAATATGAGATCTGGTCGCATGAGGCGGGCAGAGGATATTCCTCTTGTGTCAGAGTGGTATAAAGAGCATTG TCCTCCATCATATCCAGTTAAAGTTCGGGTTAGTTATCAAAAGTTGCTGAAATGTTTTGTGTTGAACGAGCTGCATCATAGACCTCCTAAGGCTCAAAAAAAGAAGCACTTATTCCGATCTCTCCAAGCAACTAAGTTTTTCCAAACCACTGAACTTGATTGGGTTGAGGCAGGTCTTCAAGTTTGTAGGCAGGGGTATAACATGCTGAATCTGCTGATACACAGGAAAAATTTGAACTACCTTCACcttgattataattttaatctaaagcCTGTGAAAACCTTGACTACAAAAGAGCGGAAGAAATCACGATTTGGTAATGCTTTCCATCTCTGTCGTGAGATCCTCCGATTGACGAAACTCGTGGTTGATGCCAATGTTCAGTTCCGTTTGGGgaatgttgatgcttttcagCTTGCAGATGGTCTGCAGTATACTTTTTCACATGTTGGACAGTTGACTGGTATGTATAGGTACAAGTATAGGCTTATGCGGCAAATAAGGATGTGCAAGGATTTGAAGCACTTGATTTACTACCGCTTTAACACTGGGCCTGTTGGGAAGGGACCTGGGTGTGGGTTTTGGGCACCAATGTGGAGGGTTTGGTTATTCTTCCTTCGTGGTATTGTGCCCCTTCTTGAACGATGGCTGGGCAATTTACTTGCACGGCAGTTTGAGGGGCGCCATTCAAAAGGAGTGGCCAAGACTGTAACTAAACAGCGTGTTGAGAGCCACTTTGACTTGGAGCTTCGGGCAGCAGTTATGCATGACGTGCTTGATGCCATGCCAG AGGGTATAAAGCAAAATAAGGCAAGGACTATATTGCAACATTTGAGTGAGGCTTGGCGATGCTGGAAAGCAAATATTCCTTGGAAG GTTCCTGGCCTGCCTGTTCCCATTGAGAACATGATTCTTCGATATGTGAAATCAAAAGCAGACTGGTGGACAAATGTTGCTCATTATAATCGTGAGCGTATAAGAAGAGGTGCAACTGTGGATAAGACTGTTTGTCGTAAGAATCTTGGAAGATTGACACGACTCTGGCTGAAGGCAGAACAG GAACGTCAACACAATTATTTGAAAGATGGTCCGTATGTTACTCCTGAAGAAGCTGTTGCTATCTATACAACAACTGTACATTGGTTGGAATCTAGGAAGTTCTCCCCTATTCCCTTTCCACCTTTATCATATAAGCATGATACCAAGCTGCTTATCCTTGCACTTGAGAGGTTGAAAGAATCCTATAGTGTTGCAGTGAGATTAAATCAACTGCAAAGAGAAGAGTTGGGGCTGATTGAGCAAGCTTATGACAATCCACATGAGGCATTATCGCGAATCAAGCGGCACTTGCTCACCCAGCGTGCATTCAAAGAA GTTGGGATAGAGTTTATGGATTTATATAGCTACTTGATTCCAGTTTACGAGATAGAGCCTCTTGAGAAAATTACAGATGCATATCTTGATCAATACCTGTGGTATGAAGGTGACAAGCGTCATCTCTTTCCCAACTGGATCAAGCCAGCAGATTCAGAGCCTCCTCCCCTTTTAGTTTACAAATGGTGTCAAGGTATAAACAATTTGCAAAGTATATGGGACACCAGTGAGGGTCAGTGTGTTGTGATGCTGCAAACTAAGTTTGAGAAATTCTTTGAGAAGATTGATTTAACAATGCTTAACAG GCTTCTGCGACTGGTTCTAGACCATAATATTGCTGATTATGTCACTGCAAAGAACAATGTGGTGTTGTCATACAAGGATATGAGCCATACAAATTCATATGGTCTTATACGTGGCCTGCAGTTTGCTTCCTTTGTTGTTCAGTATTATGGGCTGGTATTAGATCTTTTACTTCTTGGACTGACTCGAGCCAGTGAGATTGCTGGTCCACCACAGATGCCAAACGAATTCATTACTTATTGGGATACAAAAGTTGAGACTAAGCATCCAATCAGGCTTTATTCTCGGTACATTGATCGGGTCCATATATTATTTCGTTTCACCCATGAGGAGGCTCGGGATCTCATTCAGCGGTATCTGACCGAGCACCCTGATCCTAACAATGAGAACATGGTGGGGTACAATAATAAGAAGTGTTGGCCAAGAGATGCTAGAATGAGGCTTATGAAACATGATG TCAATCTTGGAAGGAGTGTCTTCTGGGATATGAAGAATCGCCTTCCTCGAAGCATCACAACATTGGAGTGGGAGAACAGTTTTGTTTCTGTTTACAGCAAGGATAATCCAAACTTGCTTTTTAGCAT GTGTGGATTTGAAGTGAGGATACTTCCTAAAATTAGAATGACTCAAGAAGCATTCAGTAACACAAGAGATGGTGTCTGGAATCTCCAGAATGAACAGACGAAAGAAAGGACAGCTGTTGCTTTCTTACGAGTTGATGATGAACACATGAAAGTGTTCGAGAATCGTGTGAGGCAGATTCTTATGTCTTCCGGTTCTACTACATTCACAAAAATTGTCAATAAGTGGAACACAGCTTTAATAG GACTCATGACTTATTTCCGGGAGGCAACTGTGCATACTCAAGAGCTGTTGGATTTGCTAGTcaaatgtgaaaataaaattcagactCGTATTAAGATTGGACTCAACTCAAAGATGCCTAGCAG GTTTCCACCTGTCATTTTCTACACCCCTAAAGAAATTGGAGGGCTTGGAATGTTGTCCATGGGCCACATTTTGATTCCACAAAGTGATCTTCGATACAGCCAGCAGACAGATGTTGGAGTAACCCACTTCAGGAGTGGGATGAGTCATGAGGAGGACCAACTGATTCCCAACCTTTATCGTTATATACAG CCTTGGGAGAGCGAATTCATTGATTCACAGCGTGTCTGGGCTGAATATGCTTTGAAGAGGCAGGAAGCACAGGCTCAAAACAGACGTTTGACCCTTGAAGATCTGGAA GATTCATGGGATAGAGGTATACCACGTATAAACACTTTGTTTCAAAAGGATAGACACACTTTGGCTTATGATAAAGGATGGAGGGTGCGTACTGATTTCAAGCAGTATCAAGTTCTCAAACAAAATCCCTTCTGGTGGACACATCAGAGGCATGATGGGAAATTGTGGAACTTGAACAATTACCGTACTGATGTTATTCAAGCCCTTGGAGGAGTTGAAGGAATTCTTGAACATACTTTATTCAAAGGAACATA TTTTCCAACTTGGGAGGGTCTTTTCTGGGAAAAGGCATCTGGCTTTGAGGAATCTATGAAGTATAAGAAGCTCACCAATGCTCAGAGATCTGGTCTAAACCAGATACCCAACCGAAGATTTACACTATGGTGGTCCCCAACCATTAACCGAGCCAATGTTTATGTGGGTTTCCAAGTGCAGCTAGATCTGACTGgtattttcatgcatggaaaaATACCAACTTTGAAGATATCCCTTATTCAGATATTCAGAGCTCACTTGTGGCAAAAGATCCATGAGAGTGTTGTTATGGATCTCTGTCAGGTTTTGGATCAAGAGTTGGATGCTTTGGAGATTGAAACTGTTCAGAAGGAAACAATCCATCCAAGGAAAAGCTACAAAATGAACAGTTCTTGTGCAGACATTCTTCTCTTTGCTGCCCATAGATGGCCAATGTCAAAGCCTAGTCTTGTAGCTGAATCTAAGGATGTTTTTGATCAGAAGGCAAGCAATAAGTACTGGATTGATGTTCAGCTACGATGGGGTGATTATGACTCTCATGATATTGAGCGTTATACTCGGGCCAAATTTATGGACTACACAACAGATAACATGTCTATATACCCATCTCCTACTG GGGTGATGATTGGTCTTGATTTGGCATATAATTTGCATTCTGCGTTTGGGAACTGGTTCCCAGGGTCAAAACCACTACTTCAGCAGGCCATGAATAAGATCATGAAG TCAAATCCTGCACTGTATGTGTTGAGGGAACGGATAAGGAAAGGTTTGCAGTTGTACTCTTCTGAGCCCACTGAACCATATTTGTCTTCCCAAAACTATGGAGAGATATTCAGCAACCAAATAATATGGTTTGTTGATGACACTAATGTGTATCGTGTTACAATTCATAAGACTTTCGAAGGAAATCTTACAACGAAGCCCATCAATGGtgctatatttattttcaatccaAGGACTGGGCAGTTGTTTCTCAAG GTTATTCATACCAGTGTGTGGGCTGGTCAGAAGCGTCTTGGGCAGTTGGCGAAGTGGAAAACAGCAGAAGAAGTTGCTGCTCTTGTAAGGTCTTTGCCTGTTGAAGAACAGCCAAAGCAAATTATTGTCACTCGTAAAGGAATGTTGGATCCATTGGAGGTTCACCTGCTGGATTTCCCCAACATTGTTATTAAAGGAAGTGAACTGCAACTTCCTTTCCAGGCATGTTTGAAAATTGAGAAATTTGGGGATCTTATATTGAAGGCCACAGAACCGCAAATGGTTTTGTTCAATATCTATGATGACTGGCTGAAGAGTATTTCTTCATACACTGCATTCTCCAGGCTGATTCTGATTCTGCGTGCACtccatgtgaataatgaaaaGGCAAAAATGTTGCTGAAGCCTGATAAAACTATCATCACTGAACCTCATCACATCTGGCCTTCTCTAAGTGATGATCAATGGATGAAG GTGGAGGTTGCATTAAGAGATCTTATACTATCAGATTAtgcaaagaaaaacaatgtgaatACTTCAGCTTTGACTCAGTCTGAGATCCGTGATATTATACTTGGAGCTGAGATTACTCCACCTTCTCAACAGCGGCAACAGATTGCAGAGATTGAGAAacag GCCCATGAAGCAAATCAGGTGACAGCTGTGACAACAAAGACTACAAATGTTCACGGTGAAGAACTTATAGTAACCACCACTAGTCCTTATGAGCAAGCTGCTTTTGGTTCTAAGACTGACTGGCGTGTCAGAGCAATATCAGCCACAAATTTATACCTTCGCGTGAACCATATATATGTGAACTCTGAGGATATAAAG GAAACGGGATACACCTATATTATGCCAAAGAACattttgaaaaagtttataTGCATAGCAGATCTTCGAACGCAAATTTCTGGGTACATGTATGGCATAAGTCCTCCAGATAATCCTCAGGTTAAAGAAATTCGCTGCATTGTGATGCCACCCCAATGGGGGACACATCAACAAGTTCATCTGCCATCAGCTCTTCCAGAGCATGATTTCTTGAATGATTTGGAGCCTTTAGGATGGATGCATACTCAACCAAATGAACTTCCTCAGTTGTCGCCTCAG GATCTCACTTCACATGCCAAGATCCTAGAGAACAATAAGCAATGGGATGGGGAGAAGTGTATTATCTTGACTTGCAGCTTTACTCCTGGTTCTTGTTCTTTAACTGCATATAAGCTCACTCCATCTGGTTATGAATGGGGGCGTGTTAATAAGGATACGGGAAGCAATCCACATGGTTACCTTCCCACCCATTATGAGAAGGTTCAGATGCTCCTTAGTGATCGCTTCCTTGGTTTCTACATG GTTCCTGATAATGGTCCATGGAATTACAACTTCATGGGGGTGAGACACGCATCAGGGATGAAATATGGAGTGAAGCTTGGGACTCCTAGGGAATATTACCACGAGGACCATAGACCAACCCATTTCTTAGAGTTCAGCAATATGGAGGAAGTGGAGATAACTGCTGAGGGAGATCGAGAGGATACATTCTCttga
- the LOC114376833 gene encoding PTI1-like tyrosine-protein kinase At3g15890 codes for MAFCPIFCCGNGSDRKGRGKKQPPWRVFSLKELHSATNNFNYDNKLGEGGFGSVYWGQLWDGSQIAVKRLKVWSNKADMEFAVEVEMLARVRHKNLLSLRGYCAEGQERLIVYDYMPNLSLLSHLHGQHSAESLLDWNRRMNIAIGSAEGIAYLHHQSTPHIIHRDIKASNVLLDSDFQARVADFGFAKLIPDGATHVTTRVKGTLGYLAPEYAMLGKANESCDVYSFGILLLELASGKKPLEKLSSAVKRSINDWALPLACEKKFSELADPKLEGNYAEEELKRVVLIALLCAQSQAEKRPTILEVVELLKGESKDKLAQLENNELFQNPPAVGHTDDGTVAAEGSSDFISEEKESKHELEENTEP; via the exons ATGGCTTTTTGCCCAATTTTTTGTTGCGGAAATGGTTCGGATCG CAAAGGACGAGGGAAGAAACAACCTCCATGGCGGGTGTTTTCTTTGAAGGAATTACACTCCGCTACTAATAATTTCAACTATGATAACAAACTTGGCGAAGGGGGATTCGGCAGTGTGTACTGGGGCCAGCTCTGGGATGGATCGCAA ATTGCAGTGAAAAGATTGAAAGTTTGGAGCAACAAAGCAGACATGGAATTTGCTGTTGAAGTTGAGATGTTGGCTAGAGTACGACACAAGAATCTTCTCAGTCTACGTGGCTATTGTGCTGAAGGTCAGGAACGGTTAATTGTGTACGATTATATGCCAAATTTGAGCCTGCTCTCTCATCTTCATGGACAGCACTCAGCAGAATCCCTTCTTGATTGGAACCGGCGGATGAATATCGCAATTGGGTCTGCTGAGGGAATTGC ATATCTTCACCACCAGTCAACGCCACACATCATCCACAGAGATATCAAGGCAAGCAACGTGTTGTTGGATTCGGATTTTCAGGCACGGGTTGCTGATTTTGGTTTTGCCAAGTTGATCCCTGATGGGGCAACACATGTGACTACAAGAGTTAAGGGCACCCTAGGCTACCTTGCACCAGAATATGCTATGTTAGGTAAAGCAAATGAGAGTTGTGATGTCTACAGTTTTGGAATTCTCCTTCTAGAACTTGCTAGTGGCAAAAAACCACTTGAGAAACTTAGTTCTGCAGTGAAGCGATCAATAAATGATTGGGCGCTGCCATTGGCTTGTGAGAAGAAATTCAGTGAACTGGCAGATCCAAAACTTGAGGGTAACTATGCGGAGGAAGAGCTTAAAAGAGTGGTTTTAATTGCTCTTTTATGTGCTCAGAGTCAGGCAGAGAAGAGACCCACCATACTCGAGGTAGTAGAGCTACTAAAGGGAGAATCCAAAGATAAGTTGGCTCAGTTGGAAAATAATGAACTCTTTCAGAACCCTCCAGCTGTAGGACATACTGATGATGGGACCGTTGCTGCTGAAGGCAGTTCAGATTTCATCTCAGAAGAGAAGGAATCAAAACATGAGTTGGAAGAGAATACTGAGCCATAA